The window GTAATTATTACGATTTTCTCAAAGGTGTACAAGAACAAGTTGAGAACTCTTGTAATTTAAAACTTACAAAGTATTTTGGGCTTGATATGAAGTTTAATTCGCTGATTATGTTAAGTGAAGAACAAAAAGTAGAGAGAGATATAAAGCTAATTGAGCTTTACAGTAAATATAACCAGCTTATACAAAGTAGCTCATTTAATAATGAGGAGCTAGCGATGTTAAAAGAGAAATTATTCTCATTTTGAGAAAAGGAGTTAAAAGATGACTGAGAAAGAAGAAAAAGAAGACCTGCAAGCACAAGATAAAGAAGAGCAGCAAATTAAGGCTGATACTAAAGTTATCAGTGTGCAGGAATTTGAAGAGTACATGCGTTTTAAAGAGCAGGCAAATAGTAAATCTAAAGAGACAAGTCGAGATTTAAGTATAAATGAACGAATAACAAAAGAACTTGCAGAAGTTGAAGAGCGGGAGCGTATTGAAAAGCAATTGTTACTAGAGGCTGAGCGAATTAATGAAATTGATACACTTGCAAAAGCACATCTTAGCAATCATTTTAACAAAGAGGTGCTACTTGCAAAAGGATATACATTAAAAGACATTATGCAAGCACAACGTAGAGAACTTGTACGCAAGTTCGTTCCAATTGAGCAAATTAAAGCTATTGCCAAAGTATCAGACATAAGTCATATAGATGGGGAGATATTAGAGCAACTTGTTTCTTTAGCAAAAGTGAATATTAAATTAAGAAAAAATGCGAGTAGCAATTCTTCTTCTGTTGACTCTATTAAGGGGAATATTGCTATTAAATCAGAAGAAAGAGCAAGTTTGCTTAATTCTAATTTTGTACCTATTAATTTCACAGAATTTGTACAAGCGATAAGTAATACTTACAAGCAAAGACGAATTCAATTTTATGAAAATCTAAAAAGACATAAAAGAACAAGTATTGCTTAAAGGAGTTTTTAATGAGCGATGGTATTACAAAAATAAAAGAAGAGTTTGATAAAAAAGTTGCAGAAATTAAAGCATTAATGAAAAATCCTCAGCAAGATACTGGTTTGCTTAGTAATTCTGTAGATTTTAGAGATAAAAATCTAATTTACTCCAATTCGGATGGAGTTTTTACTAGTAGTAAAGACAAAATAGAAAATTATCCTGCTAAAGGGTATCCATACAAGCGTGGAGTCAAGCTTAGTTTTAGTGCAGATGGTACAACAGAACTAGAAGTTGAGGCTGGTGGTGGGGATGACTTGTACGGAATATGCACTGATATAGATGAGTTTACTGGCATGGCAACTGTAGTTCCAATTACAAATAACTTCACGGGGTATTTAACATTTAAGAAAAATGGAAATGGTGTAAACCCAGGTGATAAGCTGCATTTTAATGCACAAGGAGAGCTTGAAAAGAATGGGGGAAATGATAAATCTGTTAATGCTATAGCACTTTCAAAAGTACATAAATTAACCGAAGAGTTATCTATAGTGCTTGCTAGTGTTTTTGGGAATAGAGCTTTAAAAGGTAATTAAATTATGGCTTTAAAAGGCAAAGGGCAAGCTAAAGCTCCTAATGTTGATGATAATCCACAATTAGGGCTAGAATCAGAAATTCCAGTTGCTCCTAGATCTAAACGTCAAACAAGACAGGCTGAAGAAGTACAGGCAAAAGATCCTTATTTAGATTCAGTTAAAGAACTTGACGATGTTCTTTTAAAATTTAAAAAATATTCAAAATCAATGAGTTCGATTGAAAATAAGGTTTTTAGTAGTTCGGGTGGTTGTTTTAAATCAAAGAATGCGCGAGTTAATGCTTATTCTTTTACATGTTCAAGCTTTGCAGACAAAATAGAAGAATACCTTTATGATCCAGCAAATAGTTTTCCATATAAGCGTGGGGTTAAACTTGTTCCAAAAGAGAACTCTATATATGTTGAAGTTGGTGCTGATACTGATATGTATGGGATATGTGTAGATGTATGTGAGTTTAGTAGTACTGCGTATGTATTACCAATTACGAATAACTTTGAAGGGTATCTTGTTACAAGAAATCCGAGTATAAAAATGGGAGAAATATTGGATATAAATAACAATGGGGTTATTATCAAGGCTGGTGGTGGGCCACCAACCGTAATTAATGCATATGCCCTCTCTGATTCATTTACAATCAATTTTGCACCCGAAGATGAATATCAAGATCAAGCTAGATATCCCAAACAAGAGTATTCTATTAATTTGATAAAAGTTGCAATTTTTGGCAATAGAGGCCTTGAGAAAACAGTAACACCTGAAGCTGGTGGTTAAGCCTTGGGCAATAAAAGGAGTTAAACAAATGGCAGACACAACGCAATTAGTAAAAGATTATCAAGAGAAGAGAAGTAAACTTGAAAAGTTTA of the Borreliella burgdorferi B31 genome contains:
- a CDS encoding DUF228 domain-containing protein, whose protein sequence is MALKGKGQAKAPNVDDNPQLGLESEIPVAPRSKRQTRQAEEVQAKDPYLDSVKELDDVLLKFKKYSKSMSSIENKVFSSSGGCFKSKNARVNAYSFTCSSFADKIEEYLYDPANSFPYKRGVKLVPKENSIYVEVGADTDMYGICVDVCEFSSTAYVLPITNNFEGYLVTRNPSIKMGEILDINNNGVIIKAGGGPPTVINAYALSDSFTINFAPEDEYQDQARYPKQEYSINLIKVAIFGNRGLEKTVTPEAGG
- a CDS encoding DUF228 domain-containing protein encodes the protein MSDGITKIKEEFDKKVAEIKALMKNPQQDTGLLSNSVDFRDKNLIYSNSDGVFTSSKDKIENYPAKGYPYKRGVKLSFSADGTTELEVEAGGGDDLYGICTDIDEFTGMATVVPITNNFTGYLTFKKNGNGVNPGDKLHFNAQGELEKNGGNDKSVNAIALSKVHKLTEELSIVLASVFGNRALKGN
- a CDS encoding DUF1357 domain-containing protein, producing MTEKEEKEDLQAQDKEEQQIKADTKVISVQEFEEYMRFKEQANSKSKETSRDLSINERITKELAEVEERERIEKQLLLEAERINEIDTLAKAHLSNHFNKEVLLAKGYTLKDIMQAQRRELVRKFVPIEQIKAIAKVSDISHIDGEILEQLVSLAKVNIKLRKNASSNSSSVDSIKGNIAIKSEERASLLNSNFVPINFTEFVQAISNTYKQRRIQFYENLKRHKRTSIA